From the Phyllobacterium zundukense genome, one window contains:
- a CDS encoding AAA family ATPase: MDIGLWLRALGLQSYEQAFRDNGVDLDVLPRLTAADLKEIGVSAVGHRRKILDAVGDLTAARLEAADQKPPDRAERRQLTVMFCDLVGSTALSARLDPEDMQELLQVYHARVGDLVSKYGGFVAKYMGDGALIYFGYPQAHEDDAERAVHAGLTLVAGISELKVDGDRLNARVGIATGLVVVGDLLGVGEAQERGIAGETPNLAARLQELAEAGAVVIAYNTRRLVGGLFELAPLAPCSLKGFAEPVGAWRVTGVGKAESRFEALHGTRVTPLVGRDEELDLILSRWRQIKEGSGHVALISGEPGIGKSRLVLALRERLRGESKTSLRYACSPHHVNSALFPFITQIERAAGFAPDDAWEARLDKLASLLETTSAEPHAVALFADLLGIPISSGDSLAAMSSLQKKGLLFRAFLAQLEGLAVRGPVLVVLEDTHWLDPTSREFFDQMVERLQRLPVLLIATFRPELPPPWIGFPHVTLITLNRLAEAQARSLVERVAGGKALPAEVLDQILARTEGVPLFTEELTKAVLESGLLKDAGDRYVLDGPLPPLAIPVTLHDSLMARLDRLSSVKEVAQIGACIGREFDHELLAAVVPLPDGDLAAALERLVAAELVFRRGIPPATTYIFKHALVRDAAYQSLLRKRRQELHAKVATAIETDFPQTLEARPELVALHFDEAGLFEKAVGYWLLAGVLAAGRSANVEAIAHLRSGLASLAALPPAEPRSRLELSLLLALGGPLLATKGYAAREAEAVYKRAQELSRELNNDADLFTAIRGLGYVYHVRANLHEATQLVDEAVDLAHRTDNPAFLVEAYHFAGALTFHLGKFQAARDWHQQSLEAGACHGHFHSEVYGINIGAFCRVYTAHCDWHLGNPDCALQTAEDGLALAREGARPFSIALALAYLAMLHQFRREPEAALTIAEEARSLCLEYRFDYYGAWSALVRAWAITAQGPVEEGLAAYDAALKEFAETGAGLRMPHYLGLLAAIQRKAGRRAAGFKIVAEATQIAERTLESWCNAELERERGELLLLDPSDDAREEAEAAFKRAIDIAANQGAKMLELRASAALARLWAEHNRRKEAFDVLAPIYEWFTQGFDTPDLLRARRLLANLR; encoded by the coding sequence TTGGACATCGGGCTATGGCTGCGCGCGCTTGGCCTGCAATCCTACGAGCAGGCTTTTCGCGACAACGGGGTCGACCTCGACGTCTTACCCCGCTTGACGGCTGCCGACCTGAAGGAGATCGGCGTTTCGGCGGTTGGCCACCGGAGGAAAATTCTTGACGCGGTTGGCGACCTTACGGCGGCGCGGCTGGAGGCCGCAGATCAAAAGCCTCCCGATCGAGCCGAGCGGCGACAGCTCACGGTCATGTTTTGTGATCTCGTCGGTTCGACGGCGCTGTCTGCCAGGCTTGACCCGGAAGATATGCAGGAACTGCTGCAGGTCTACCATGCGCGGGTCGGCGATCTCGTCAGCAAATACGGCGGCTTTGTCGCCAAGTATATGGGCGATGGTGCGCTCATCTACTTCGGGTATCCCCAAGCCCATGAGGACGACGCCGAACGGGCCGTGCACGCGGGGCTCACCCTCGTCGCAGGCATTTCAGAACTGAAGGTCGACGGCGACCGCCTCAATGCACGCGTTGGCATTGCCACTGGCCTTGTCGTTGTGGGCGATCTTCTTGGGGTGGGCGAAGCGCAGGAGCGCGGGATAGCCGGCGAGACGCCCAACCTTGCAGCCCGGCTGCAGGAACTGGCCGAGGCTGGCGCAGTGGTCATCGCCTACAATACGCGACGGCTTGTCGGCGGCCTGTTCGAGCTCGCCCCACTAGCACCGTGCTCACTTAAGGGCTTCGCCGAACCAGTGGGGGCCTGGCGAGTGACCGGCGTGGGAAAGGCCGAGAGCCGATTTGAAGCGCTTCACGGCACACGGGTCACTCCGCTCGTCGGCCGCGATGAGGAACTGGATCTTATATTGTCGCGCTGGCGGCAGATAAAGGAGGGAAGCGGGCACGTCGCCCTCATTTCAGGCGAGCCCGGCATTGGCAAGTCGAGGTTGGTGCTTGCGCTGCGCGAACGTCTCCGGGGAGAGTCCAAGACTTCGCTCCGCTATGCTTGCTCGCCACATCACGTCAACAGCGCGCTCTTCCCCTTCATAACCCAAATCGAGCGGGCGGCAGGGTTCGCGCCGGATGATGCCTGGGAGGCCCGCCTCGATAAACTTGCATCCCTACTGGAGACGACATCGGCCGAGCCCCATGCGGTAGCGCTGTTTGCCGATCTGCTTGGCATCCCGATCAGCTCAGGGGATTCGCTTGCGGCGATGTCATCTCTGCAAAAGAAAGGGCTTCTCTTCCGGGCCTTTCTCGCACAGCTTGAGGGTCTCGCGGTGCGCGGTCCGGTGCTGGTGGTGCTGGAGGACACGCACTGGCTCGATCCGACGTCACGCGAGTTCTTCGACCAGATGGTCGAGCGCCTTCAGCGGCTGCCGGTGCTCCTCATCGCGACGTTCCGGCCGGAGCTGCCGCCGCCCTGGATCGGCTTTCCGCATGTCACGCTAATCACATTGAACCGGCTGGCGGAGGCTCAGGCGCGCTCGCTGGTGGAACGGGTGGCTGGTGGTAAAGCGCTGCCCGCGGAAGTGCTCGATCAAATTCTGGCACGGACGGAGGGCGTACCGCTTTTCACGGAGGAACTGACCAAGGCTGTGCTTGAGTCCGGATTGCTCAAGGACGCAGGCGACCGCTATGTTCTCGATGGGCCACTCCCGCCGCTGGCGATACCCGTGACCCTGCATGACTCGCTGATGGCCCGCCTCGATCGGCTCTCCTCGGTAAAGGAGGTTGCACAGATCGGCGCATGCATTGGCCGCGAGTTCGACCACGAGCTGCTTGCTGCCGTAGTTCCGCTGCCGGACGGCGATCTTGCGGCGGCGCTGGAACGGCTCGTCGCCGCGGAGCTCGTCTTTCGTCGTGGCATTCCGCCGGCGACAACGTACATCTTCAAGCATGCATTGGTGCGTGACGCCGCCTATCAGAGCCTGCTCCGGAAGCGTCGCCAGGAGTTGCATGCGAAGGTCGCCACCGCGATTGAGACAGACTTTCCCCAAACGCTCGAAGCGCGGCCTGAGCTGGTTGCCTTGCATTTCGATGAGGCGGGGCTCTTCGAGAAGGCGGTTGGATACTGGCTGCTGGCCGGCGTGCTAGCGGCCGGCCGCTCGGCTAACGTGGAAGCAATCGCGCATCTGCGATCTGGGCTCGCGAGCCTCGCAGCGCTTCCTCCCGCCGAGCCTCGTTCAAGGTTGGAGTTGTCCCTCCTACTGGCGCTCGGCGGCCCGCTCCTGGCCACGAAGGGGTACGCCGCACGCGAGGCAGAAGCGGTTTATAAACGGGCTCAGGAGTTGAGCCGCGAGCTTAACAACGACGCGGATCTCTTCACCGCGATAAGAGGGCTTGGATACGTCTATCACGTGCGCGCCAATCTCCACGAAGCGACACAACTGGTCGATGAAGCGGTCGACCTGGCGCACCGGACCGACAACCCAGCGTTTCTCGTCGAGGCCTACCATTTCGCCGGGGCACTGACGTTCCATCTCGGCAAGTTCCAGGCCGCCCGCGATTGGCATCAGCAAAGCTTGGAGGCCGGCGCCTGTCACGGCCATTTCCATTCAGAGGTCTACGGCATCAATATCGGCGCCTTCTGCCGCGTCTATACAGCCCACTGCGATTGGCATCTTGGCAATCCCGACTGCGCACTGCAGACCGCCGAGGACGGGCTTGCGCTCGCGCGGGAAGGCGCGCGCCCCTTCAGTATCGCGCTCGCGCTCGCTTACCTTGCGATGCTGCATCAGTTCCGACGTGAGCCGGAGGCGGCACTCACAATCGCCGAGGAAGCCCGCAGCCTCTGCCTGGAATATCGATTCGATTATTACGGGGCGTGGAGCGCGCTTGTGCGGGCCTGGGCTATCACGGCCCAGGGTCCCGTTGAGGAAGGGCTCGCGGCCTATGACGCGGCGCTGAAGGAATTCGCAGAAACCGGCGCCGGGCTGCGGATGCCGCACTACTTGGGCCTGCTTGCCGCCATTCAGCGTAAGGCAGGGCGACGTGCCGCCGGGTTCAAAATCGTAGCCGAAGCGACTCAGATCGCTGAGAGAACTCTGGAGAGCTGGTGCAATGCCGAACTCGAACGCGAGCGCGGCGAACTGCTGCTGCTCGATCCTTCCGACGACGCTCGCGAAGAGGCCGAAGCCGCCTTCAAGCGAGCGATCGACATCGCCGCCAATCAGGGCGCGAAGATGCTTGAACTGCGGGCCAGCGCTGCGCTCGCCCGGCTTTGGGCCGAGCATAACCGACGCAAGGAGGCTTTTGATGTTCTCGCGCCGATCTATGAATGGTTTACGCAGGGCTTTGACACGCCCGACCTTTTGCGGGCTCGTAGGCTGCTTGCCAACCTGCGATAG
- a CDS encoding FAD-binding oxidoreductase codes for MTEIQFSGLQGGKIALSNDILTALQTQLRGSLCLPDEAGYDEARTIWNAMIDRRPAAVVRCRGAGDVMRAVRLAHDNGLLLAVRGGGHNISGNAVCEGGLLIDLSLMRSVHVDPKGRTARVEPGVTLGEFDKEAQTFGLATPLGINSTTGVAGLALGGGFGWLSRKFGFTVDNLISADVVTADGALVQASATENPDLFWAIRGGGGNFGVVTSFEFKLHPVGPDLVSGLIVHPFARARELLAGYREVAAAAPDDLTIWVVLRKAPPLPFLPAEVHGKDILVFAVCYAGEPGEADGALAPLRALGEPIADVIGVQPYAAWQTAFDPLLTPGAFNYWKSHNFTALSDGLFDTLIDYVGTLPTAECEIFIGQIGGASSRVAADATAYPHREAKFVMNVHTRWRERGDEQASIDWARGLFAATAPHATGGVYVNFMPEDETDRVAQAYGSNYARLEALKTKYDPDNLFRLNQNVQPISTAGQGSGRRSSIEEPVRR; via the coding sequence ATGACCGAAATTCAGTTCAGCGGGCTCCAGGGCGGAAAGATCGCCCTTTCAAACGACATCCTGACGGCGTTGCAGACACAGCTCCGCGGCAGCTTATGTCTGCCGGACGAAGCCGGTTACGATGAGGCGCGGACAATCTGGAACGCCATGATCGACCGGCGGCCGGCCGCCGTTGTGCGCTGCCGCGGCGCAGGCGACGTGATGCGGGCCGTGCGCCTTGCCCACGACAACGGGCTCCTCCTAGCCGTGCGCGGCGGTGGCCACAACATTTCGGGCAACGCCGTCTGCGAGGGCGGCCTTCTGATCGACCTGTCGCTGATGCGCTCCGTTCACGTCGATCCGAAGGGGCGCACCGCACGGGTGGAGCCCGGCGTGACGCTCGGAGAGTTCGACAAAGAGGCGCAAACGTTCGGTCTTGCCACGCCGCTCGGTATCAACTCGACGACCGGGGTGGCTGGCCTCGCCCTCGGCGGCGGCTTCGGTTGGCTCAGCCGCAAATTCGGATTCACGGTGGACAATCTGATCTCGGCCGACGTGGTAACCGCCGACGGCGCGCTCGTTCAGGCGAGCGCAACGGAGAACCCAGACCTGTTCTGGGCTATCCGCGGTGGTGGCGGCAATTTCGGCGTGGTGACGTCGTTCGAGTTCAAATTGCATCCGGTCGGTCCCGATCTGGTCTCGGGGCTGATAGTCCATCCGTTTGCCCGGGCGCGTGAACTCCTTGCCGGATATCGCGAGGTGGCGGCGGCCGCTCCCGACGATCTTACCATCTGGGTGGTACTGCGTAAGGCACCGCCTTTGCCGTTCCTGCCAGCCGAGGTGCACGGCAAGGACATCCTGGTCTTCGCCGTCTGCTATGCCGGTGAGCCGGGTGAAGCGGATGGCGCGCTTGCGCCGCTACGCGCACTCGGCGAGCCGATCGCCGACGTGATCGGTGTGCAGCCCTACGCGGCCTGGCAGACGGCATTCGATCCGCTGCTCACGCCGGGGGCATTCAACTACTGGAAGTCGCACAATTTCACAGCTCTTAGCGATGGCCTGTTCGACACGCTGATCGATTATGTCGGCACGTTGCCGACCGCGGAATGCGAGATCTTCATCGGCCAGATCGGCGGTGCCAGCAGCCGTGTGGCCGCCGACGCAACCGCCTATCCGCATCGCGAGGCCAAGTTCGTGATGAACGTGCACACAAGGTGGCGCGAGCGCGGTGACGAGCAAGCCTCCATCGATTGGGCGCGAGGGCTGTTTGCGGCGACCGCCCCGCACGCGACGGGGGGTGTCTACGTCAATTTCATGCCGGAGGATGAGACGGACAGGGTGGCGCAGGCCTATGGCAGCAACTATGCGCGGCTGGAGGCGCTCAAGACCAAATACGACCCTGACAACCTGTTCCGTCTGAACCAGAACGTCCAGCCAATAAGCACAGCGGGCCAAGGCAGCGGAAGGCGTTCAAGTATCGAGGAGCCCGTACGGAGGTAA